A single genomic interval of Alteromonas sp. CI.11.F.A3 harbors:
- a CDS encoding outer membrane beta-barrel protein, with translation MRKAITLLTALTATAASVASFATLAESPDWRYVEGGYSKMDFDDNESFEPDGFVLSSKYLLNSNIYLNGEYSNFEEGNFDFDMLTLGAGYRMPLNATTDAYFGANFERIDGDFDDETGYSVNAGVRSMVTEQVELLGEVGYYDVEDGDATFKVGANYYVTPQWAVGANYKLMDDLDIMQVTARYSF, from the coding sequence ATGCGTAAAGCAATCACTTTACTTACAGCACTTACCGCTACCGCAGCCTCTGTTGCTTCTTTTGCAACGTTAGCTGAGTCTCCAGACTGGCGTTATGTAGAAGGTGGCTATAGCAAAATGGATTTTGACGATAACGAATCATTTGAACCAGATGGTTTCGTACTAAGCAGCAAATATCTATTAAACAGCAACATTTATTTAAACGGTGAATACAGCAACTTTGAAGAGGGCAATTTCGATTTCGATATGCTAACGCTAGGTGCTGGTTACAGAATGCCACTTAACGCCACTACCGATGCATACTTCGGCGCCAACTTTGAGCGTATCGATGGCGATTTCGATGATGAGACGGGCTACAGCGTAAATGCGGGCGTTCGTTCTATGGTGACTGAGCAGGTAGAGCTTCTAGGCGAAGTAGGTTACTACGACGTTGAAGATGGCGATGCGACGTTTAAAGTAGGTGCAAACTATTACGTCACTCCTCAGTGGGCCGTAGGTGCCAACTACAAGCTGATGGATGACTTAGACATCATGCAGGTAACTGCACGCTACAGTTTCTAA
- a CDS encoding YheU family protein: MIIPIDAVDTETLHSLVEAFVLREGTEYGAEDVSMETKVTQVLDALKSNEAVLVYSELHESVDIRPKGDVTSESESAPEE; this comes from the coding sequence ATGATAATTCCAATCGATGCGGTTGATACCGAGACCCTACACAGTTTAGTGGAAGCATTTGTGCTGCGAGAAGGCACAGAGTACGGCGCTGAAGACGTCAGCATGGAAACCAAAGTAACACAGGTGTTAGATGCGCTTAAAAGCAACGAGGCGGTGCTTGTGTATTCAGAGCTTCATGAGAGCGTGGATATAAGGCCAAAAGGCGACGTGACATCCGAAAGTGAGTCTGCTCCAGAAGAGTAA
- a CDS encoding hydrolase: protein MSKIALSHGKIIKSSFRVPSWAKNRHVQTIWPRFIQKRLPLKYSMERLTLPDDDFVDVAWGPKPAEPSGIIVMFHGLEGSIRSHYANDMMANLSVNGWQVVMMHYRGCSGVPNLKPRGYHSGETGDPSFFLDWLNQKFPQIPKVAVGFSLGGNMLLKLLGENPAQKWLNAAIAISSPLKLSECAKSINHGFSRVYQKYLLNSIKTTLRKKMSFIDYRKLIQLTGDDVDGITSFAQFDEKVTAPLHGFEDANDYYEKCSAYHFLSAIHCPTLVLHSIDDPFMNHLVVPKEEELARNVTLELSERGGHVGFMQGSVFSPKVWLHDRVKRYVSDILPINPNTPYV, encoded by the coding sequence ATGAGCAAAATCGCGTTATCGCATGGAAAGATTATAAAAAGCAGTTTTCGAGTGCCAAGTTGGGCAAAGAACCGACATGTTCAAACTATATGGCCGCGCTTCATTCAAAAACGCTTACCGCTAAAATACAGCATGGAACGCCTAACACTGCCTGATGACGATTTTGTCGACGTTGCTTGGGGACCAAAGCCCGCCGAGCCCTCTGGCATTATTGTGATGTTCCATGGCCTTGAAGGCAGCATTCGCTCACATTACGCCAACGATATGATGGCCAATTTATCGGTGAATGGCTGGCAAGTGGTGATGATGCATTATCGTGGCTGTAGCGGCGTACCGAATTTAAAGCCACGAGGCTACCATTCTGGCGAGACTGGCGATCCAAGTTTTTTTCTTGATTGGCTAAACCAAAAATTCCCTCAGATCCCTAAAGTTGCTGTGGGATTTTCTCTGGGTGGCAACATGCTGTTAAAGCTGCTTGGCGAGAACCCAGCACAAAAATGGTTGAATGCGGCTATTGCTATATCATCACCGTTGAAATTGTCGGAATGTGCAAAATCCATCAATCACGGTTTCTCGCGGGTTTATCAGAAATACCTTTTAAACAGTATAAAAACCACGCTGCGCAAGAAAATGTCGTTTATCGACTATCGTAAACTTATTCAATTAACGGGTGATGATGTTGATGGCATTACCAGCTTTGCGCAATTTGACGAGAAAGTCACTGCACCCTTGCATGGTTTCGAAGATGCAAATGACTATTATGAGAAATGCAGTGCGTACCACTTCTTAAGTGCTATTCACTGCCCTACGCTTGTATTGCACAGTATTGACGACCCCTTTATGAACCATTTAGTGGTGCCTAAAGAAGAAGAATTAGCGCGCAATGTTACCCTTGAACTTAGTGAGCGTGGTGGCCATGTTGGCTTTATGCAGGGTTCAGTGTTTAGCCCCAAAGTGTGGCTGCATGACAGGGTCAAAAGGTACGTTAGCGATATATTACCTATTAATCCCAACACGCCCTACGTGTGA
- a CDS encoding glucan biosynthesis protein G: MHQEFKQDRFDGVMSVSKDTKRGPMSLFSRVAVVITSVLSLLVAPVINAEGVSDSNEPRDASPILQSVIDAAKASAEQGYEQNDHGLDDGLKSIDYQTYRAIRFNPEKSLWNGENDYEVQFFHPGFLYELPVTVHTIDESNSAERIPFSSDMFRYDDKAAPLAGLTNDKTGFAGFRVHYPLKNETYKDEFAVFLGASYFRLVGKNQVYGISARGLAIDTALTKGEEFPHFTEFWLIEPKEGQPITIYARLESPSVAGAYKFVIEPGIDTQVDVQSWLFAREDVEKLGVAPFTSMFLYGENSEKRPDDYRPEVHDSDGVLMVTHADEEIWRPLTNPARLQITSLSDSAPKGFGMLQRDGEWGNYLDAEANYHIRPGLWVTPTEGFEKGRLEVVEIPTNSETHDNIVAYWVPEAPLLSGESRYFAYTLKTVERNAFVSELATVIRTRQGQPSLPGEKVKDEAKQTQRRFIVDFSSPDFSSPELTAPELTTPDMSANENTVTSFNPDTTKLIVQGSNGAISQQRLYPVNEGKEWRATFLLKPKDKSTVDMRAYIELDGKRISEVWNYVYQPK, encoded by the coding sequence ATGCACCAAGAGTTTAAACAAGACCGCTTTGATGGCGTGATGAGCGTCAGTAAAGACACTAAGCGAGGCCCTATGTCACTTTTCTCTCGCGTTGCGGTTGTGATTACCAGTGTGTTGTCATTATTAGTCGCGCCAGTGATTAATGCTGAAGGAGTGAGTGATAGCAATGAACCTCGTGATGCATCCCCTATTCTTCAATCTGTTATCGATGCCGCAAAAGCGTCTGCCGAGCAAGGCTATGAGCAAAATGATCATGGTCTCGATGACGGGTTAAAATCAATTGATTATCAAACTTATCGAGCTATCCGCTTTAATCCTGAAAAAAGCTTATGGAACGGTGAGAACGACTACGAAGTACAGTTTTTTCACCCCGGATTTCTCTATGAGTTGCCTGTAACAGTTCACACTATCGATGAATCTAATAGCGCTGAGCGTATTCCCTTTTCTAGCGACATGTTTCGTTATGACGACAAAGCAGCACCGTTAGCCGGGCTGACTAACGATAAAACAGGGTTTGCAGGCTTTCGCGTTCATTACCCGTTAAAAAACGAAACATACAAAGATGAGTTTGCCGTATTTTTAGGAGCCTCTTACTTTCGTTTAGTGGGAAAGAATCAAGTATATGGTATTTCTGCTCGCGGGCTTGCCATTGATACAGCCTTAACGAAAGGGGAAGAGTTTCCTCACTTTACCGAATTTTGGCTAATTGAGCCTAAAGAAGGCCAGCCTATTACGATTTACGCACGACTGGAAAGTCCGTCAGTGGCCGGTGCTTACAAGTTTGTTATTGAGCCAGGCATCGATACACAAGTTGATGTGCAAAGCTGGTTGTTTGCCCGTGAAGACGTAGAAAAGCTAGGAGTCGCCCCTTTTACTAGTATGTTTCTTTATGGCGAAAACAGTGAAAAGCGCCCAGACGACTACCGTCCTGAAGTACATGACAGCGACGGTGTGTTAATGGTGACGCATGCCGACGAAGAGATTTGGCGCCCACTGACTAACCCAGCAAGGCTACAAATTACTTCGTTAAGTGATAGCGCGCCGAAAGGCTTTGGTATGTTGCAGCGCGATGGCGAATGGGGCAATTATCTGGATGCTGAAGCAAACTATCATATTCGCCCAGGTCTTTGGGTAACACCTACTGAAGGGTTCGAGAAGGGCCGGTTAGAGGTGGTTGAAATACCCACCAACTCAGAAACTCACGACAACATTGTAGCGTATTGGGTGCCTGAAGCGCCGTTACTTAGCGGTGAATCTCGTTATTTTGCATACACCTTAAAAACGGTAGAGCGAAACGCATTTGTTAGCGAGTTGGCCACCGTTATTCGCACACGCCAAGGTCAGCCGTCGTTACCTGGCGAGAAAGTAAAAGATGAAGCGAAGCAGACTCAGCGCCGCTTTATTGTTGATTTCTCTTCACCTGATTTCTCTTCACCTGAACTGACAGCACCTGAACTGACAACACCAGATATGTCAGCCAATGAGAACACGGTTACAAGCTTCAACCCAGACACTACCAAGCTTATAGTGCAAGGTAGCAATGGTGCAATTTCTCAGCAGCGCCTTTACCCCGTTAATGAAGGTAAAGAATGGCGCGCCACTTTTCTTCTTAAGCCTAAAGACAAGAGCACGGTAGATATGCGTGCTTATATCGAGCTAGATGGCAAACGTATCAGTGAGGTTTGGAATTATGTCTACCAACCCAAGTAA